In the genome of Conger conger chromosome 8, fConCon1.1, whole genome shotgun sequence, one region contains:
- the tec gene encoding tyrosine-protein kinase Tec, whose translation MNSEPILEEILIKRSQQKKRTSPLNYKERLFVLTKTRLTYYDGSPEKKTKKGSVDLQKIKCVEIVKNGGAIIPCVNKYPFQVVYDASILYIFAPSNERRSVWVQNMKEEIKQNPSVVAKFHPQFWQEGVWLCCRQVEKLALGCEEYNLFGDISRKPLPPIPGNETIGKGRRPAPPPPPQGNEEKNSTEETKEEIVIALYDFEGKEAQDLTLVKGEEYVIVEKSDVNWYKAQNKYGEEGYVPSNYVAEKELGHIDQYVWYCKNVNRNQAEQLLRNEDKEGGFMVRDSSSPGAFTVSLYTKSAGEGGSSIRHYHIKETQSVPKLFYLAEKHHFSTIPELIEYHQHNAAGLVARLRYPVGKSGTSAPSTAGFSYEKWEINPSDLTFMKELGSGQYGVVRLGKWRAQHKVAIKAIREGAMYEEDFIEEAKVMMKLSHPKLVQLYGVCTQQRPIYIVTEFMELGCLLNYIRQRRGSFSTGTLLGITQDISEGMEYLEKNGFIHRDLAARNCLVNDSLMVKVSDFGMARYVLDDQYTSSVGMKFPVKWSPPEVFNFCKYSSKSDVWSFGVLMWEVFTEGRMPFEQNANHEVVMMVSQGHRLYRPKKATANIYDIMQLCWSEKTEDRPTFAQISVMISDALEGDS comes from the exons ATGAATTCAGAACCGATCTTAGAGGAAATTTTAATAAAACGGTCTCAGCAAAAGAAGAGGACTTCACCTCTGAACTACAAAGAGaggttatttgtattaacaaaGACAAGACTGACATATTATGATGGTTCACCAGAG AAGAAGACAAAAAAGGGCTCCGTTGATTTACAGAAGATCAAGTGTGTGGAAATAGTAAAAAATGGAGGCGCGATTATtccctgtgtaaataaatatcCATTTCAG gtTGTGTATGATGCCAGTATCTTGTACATTTTTGCCCCAAGCAATGAGAGAAGAAGTGTTTGGGTTCAGAATATGAAGGAGG AGATTAAACAGAATCCCTCAGTTGTGGCCAAGTTCCACCCTCAGTTCTGGCAGGAAGGGGTGTGGCTCTGCTGCAGACAGGTGGAGAAACTGGCGCTTGGTTGTGAGGAGTACAACCTGTTTGGAGACA TTTCACGAAAACCTCTTCCTCCTATTCCTGGAAATGAAACAATTGGAAAg GGCCGTCGACcggccccacccccacctccacaggGAAATGAGGAGAAGAACAGTACGGAGGAAACAAAGGAGGAGATAGTCATTGCCCTGTATGACTTTGAAGGGAAGGAGGCCCAAGACCTGACCCTGGTAAAGGGGGAGGAGTATGTGATCGTGGAGAAATCTGATGTAAATTGGTACAAAGCTCAAAATAAATACGG AGAAGAAGGATATGTGCCCAGCAATTATGTGGCTGAGAAGGAATTGGGTCACATTGACCAGTATGT CTGGTACTGCAAAAATGTCAACAGAAATCAAGCAGAACAACTACTTAGAAATGAG GACAAAGAGGGGGGGTTCATGGTGAGAGATTCCAGCAGTCCCGGAGCATTCACTGTCTCTCTATACACAAAGTCTGCGGG AGAAGGCGGATCTTCCATCAGACATTACCATATAAAAGAGACGCAGAGTGTGCCTAAGCTGTTCTACCTGGCCGAAAAGCACCACTTCAGCACTATTCCCGAGCTCATCGAGTACCATCAACACAATGCAGCAG GACTTGTGGCCAGACTCCGTTATCCAGTGGGGAAGAGTGGGACATCAGCCCCTTCTACCGCAGGATTCAGCTACG AAAAGTGGGAGATCAACCCCTCAGACCTGACCTTCATGAAGGAGCTGGGGAGTGGGCAGTATGGGGTGGTGCGTCTGGGCAAGTGGAGGGCCCAGCACAAGGTAGCCATAAAGGCCATCCGGGAGGGTGCCATGTACGAGGAGGACTTCATCGAGGAGGCCAAAGTCATGAT GAAGCTGTCACACCCGAAGCTGGTCCAGCTGTACGGGGTTTGCACGCAGCAGAGGCCCATATACATCGTGACAGAGTTCATGGAGTTGGGCTGCCTGCTCAACTACATCCGGCAGAGACGGGGCAGCTTTAGCACAGGCACCCTGCTGGGAATCACCCAGGACATCAGCGAAGGCATGGAGTACCTGGAGAAGAATGGATTCATTCACAGGGACCTG GCTGCGAGGAACTGCTTGGTGAACGATTCTCTAATGGTGAAGGTGTCGGATTTTGGAATGGCTAG ATACGTCCTGGATGATCAGTACACTAGCTCCGTTGGAATGAAATTTCCTGTGAAATGGTCTCCACCTGAAGTCTTCAATTTCTGCAAATACAGTAGCAAATCAGACGTGTGGTCATTCG GTGTCTTAATGTGGGAGGTATTCACAGAAGGTAGAATGCCCTTCgaacaaaatgcaaaccatGAAGTTGTGATGATGGTCTCTCAAGGTCATCGACTGTACAGACCAAAGAAGGCCACAGCTAACATCTATGACATCATGCAGCTGTGCTGGTCTGAG AAAACTGAAGACAGGCCAACATTTGCCCAGATCTCTGTCATGATCAGCGATGCACTGGAGGGAGATAGCTGA